The genome window AGGGGCAGCTGGTACCTCTCGTGATCTGTGCCCCTCCAGATGCACGTGGTCCACATGAACACGAGGTATCAGAGCATAGAAGAGGCGCGAAGTCACCCTGATGGGCTGGCAGTGCTGGCGGTGCTGTTGGCAGTGAGCAAGGGGCCATGTGACTCCCGGCAGTGGGGGAGGACCAGAGGAGCTCCGTGACTCCTCGTGCTTCCCAGAAAGGGGTTCTGCAAAGGGAGCAGAGAGGGCCTGTAGGCCTCCGGTGGGGCTGTTGGGAGGCTGTATAGGGTTTGTAGGATTTAAAGGGTTCCTTTAGAGGATGGGGCCTCTAGAGGTCCTGGGTCTGCAGGGTCAGTGGGGGTTGATCTCCCAGCTGCCCCTCCTGGGGGCCTACCCACTTCCCTTACAGTCTCCCCTAGACCCCCTCAGAGTTCCCCTTTGGAGACTCGTCCACTCAGCGCCCGTCTCACTTGGAGTCCCCTCCCTAGGAGCGGGACACGGACAACGCCAACTTCTCCGCGCTTGTGTCGGGCCTGAAGAACGTGTCTGAGCGCGGTGAGGAGCCACGGGGTGGCCCCCGGGGCTGGGGTtgctgggggcgggggacggggtgGCACAGGGAGGCCAGGCGCAgtcccgcctcccctcccctccccgcccagggGTCCCGGCGAATCTGGCACCCACCTTCCCGCTGGCCTCGCTGCTGCCCGGCGCCTCCGGCCTCTCCCGCTACTACCGCTACTCGGGGTCGCTGACCACGCCCGGCTGCCAGCCCGCGGTGCTCTGGACGCTCTTCGCCGACGCGGTCCCCATCGGGCGCGCGCAGGTGGGGccgccacccctccccctcctccctccctcccgccgcCCCGGCGCTCCCGACTTCACCGTCTCTGCCCTGAGCCCTCAGGTGGCCCAGTTCCAGACTGTGCCCCGGGCCGGGCTCCCCGGCTCGCGCCCCGCACCGCTCACCGACAACTTCCGCCCGCAGCAGCCTCTCGGGGGGCGCAGGGTCTCGGCGTCTCCGGGCGCCTCCATCCGCGCCGCAGCCtcggcccccgccccgcacctGGCCCCTGTGCGCGGGGCTCTGCTGGGCCTAGGGCTCCGCCTGTGGCTCTGGAGGAGCCCCTAGGACCCAGCTCGACCCCTTCCCGCAATAAACGATGCACAGAGTGACGGGGCCTCCTGTATCTTGCGGGGGTGGGAGGCGGGATTCCTGCGCCGACCCCACTGAGGCCTCAGTGTGCCAGCCAACACGCAGACCCCCGAGATCCTCCCCTACCCCGTCACAGCCAGTCCCAGACCTCCAGCCGGAACCCCAGACCTCTGATCCCACTGGGAGAGACAAGGTGCCCCCTTTTCCAAGGAGAAAAACCGGCAGGTCCTAGAAACACCACCTGCTAAAGTCTAAgactacacattttattttaaaaaacaagcggGCTGAGGGACCCCAGGCCACTATAGGGGTTAAGTGCTGACTTCAGTTGACATTTCCTTGAGGCCAGGAGGTGAGAAGCTACTGGTTCCAGGCTCTGCTGCAGGCTGTGCTAGGTGAGTGGGTCCTGGTGATAAGGACAACTAGTGAAACTGTGCCCAGGTGACACTGGGGGTTAGGCTGTGCAGCCCGAGTGTCGGGTGACACTTTCTGGAGAGCCTAAGGGAGGCTAAGAGAACGGTTGAGTGTCCTTGGTGTCACTGTCCACAGCAAAACATAGAGGCCACTGTGTCCAGGCAACGTTGTCCAGGAGGAGGCTGCGTCTGTCAGTAGAGTCAAGCTGCTGTCCAGTTGATGCCCTGTGGACTGCGGTTGTATATGGGGGTGTTACTGCCCTGAGTGAGGCAGTGTCCAGGTGACAGTGGCCCAAGCGTCCGCGGATCCCTAACGGCTGCTGAGGAATGTGTGGCTCACACGGCATTTCAGGGCTTGGaggccctgcctcccacccaagaccctttagaaaaacaaaccaaacctaAACACCAGCACCCTTCCCCGAGGCAGGCCCTTGAGCTCTCCCCGACGCTCTCCACGGGGCTGGCTACACCCCTGACCATGACCCTTCTGCAGCTCTAAGGCCAAAAGGGGCTccaccccacctcctgctctACTCGGTGGCCGGCGATCCCCGGCTGCACGGAGCCATCCGCACCCCAGACGCGGTCCCCGGCGGTCCCCAGGCTCTGCGGTCCCGACGCCCACACCCCAGGGCCCGAGGCCGCTTCTCCCAGGACGAGGGGATGGATCTGTCCATACAGATGCAGTGCGGGAGGGCGCCTGCTGCCCCCCGGGGGGGCGCCCTCAATCCCCGCCGCCCTGCGGGGCCCCGGGCGGCGCCGGCGTCTTCTTGAAGCTCTTCCTGGCGGGGGCCCGGTTGGCGCCGCCGTCCGCAGGGCCTTCCGGGGCGTCGTCGGCGGGCCTCGCGACCGCGGCCAGGGCGTTCACGGTGCCGAGCGCCCGCAGCAGCGCGGGCCCGCGGGGGGCGGCGCGAGGGGCGACGCGGGGctcccggcgggcgggcggcgggggcgcgggcggcgggggcggcagCAGCTCGCGCAGGGCGTCCAGCTCCGCACGGAGCTCCGCGCGCAGCGCCTCGAGCCCCGCGCCCAGCTCGGCGCGCACGGCAGCCAGGCCCTCCTGCAGCCGCCGCTCGCTCACCTCCAGGACGCCCGCCGGGTAGGTGGCCCCGCCGCGCGGCTCCCCGCACACGGAGCACACGGAGCCGGCGCTGCGCGCGTCCGCCCGCGCCTcggcccccggcgccccggcctcccccgccgcggcccccgcgcgCTCCACCAGCCGCAGCAGCCGAGGCGCGTCGGCCCGGAGCCGGCCCCGCAGGCGAGCCAGGCGGCCCGGGGCGCGGCCTTCCTCGGGGCCCGGCCCGTTGGGCTGCGGCCCGTGGTCCAGCCGGCGGCGGGCGGCCCTTCGCAGCGCCTCGCTCGCGCCGTACGCACCGCGCGCCTGGAGCCACGGGCGCCCGGGATCCGCCGCCatccgcgccgccgccgccgccgccgccggagccgGGAGCCCCAGCCCGCAGCCTAGCGACCGCTGGGGCCCCGGCGACGCTCCGTGGAGAGGGCCCCCGGGACGGCTGTGGGAACGACCGAGGCCTCGGGGCTCTATCTGGCCTGGGGCCCGGGGAACTCCGGTAGGGAGGGCGGGGGAGCCCCGGGGGGACCCAGCGGGGCAGGGCTCGGCCCGGCTTGTGTGCGCTGGGCCTGCCCCCGGGGACCGCTGTCGCTGCTGGGCCCCCGCGTGGGCCGCGGAGCTTGGACCGGCTTCAGGGCGGGGAGTGACGGGACACGGAAGGAAGGCTGCCGAAGCCCGGGCGCCCAGACCGAGTCAGGAGCCGGGCCCGCACCCTCCGCCCCAACGACCGTCCCCGTCCCGGCCGGGGAAACAGGTGTGCCGGTGGACCCGCGCGTCCCCGGCCCGCTTCCATCACTTGCGTACCGCAGTGCAGGCCGCTGTCACTTGCCCCCACCTGCAGGAGTCCGTCCTCCTCGGGGGCTGAGTGGTGAGCCACCATTGGGTGTCACAGCCCACCCCACACTGTGCCTGGCGgtgtcttcttcctttttttttcttccttttataatttattaattactgttataaaacaaaaagaacatgaAATGTGCCaatttaaccattttcaagtgtatagttcagtagtATTGAGTATACGCaacatctccagaactttttcatcttgcaaatctgaaactCTAGCTAGACCTGTTGAAcaacttccttctccctccttccaccaGCCTCTcataaccaccattctactttctattgttttgttttttaagatttatttattcatgagagacagagaggcagagacacaggcagaggaagaagcaggcttcttgcagggagccggatgcaggactcgatcccaggaccccaagatcatgccaaaggcagatgctccaccactgagccacccagctcaGTCCCTCTACTTTCtattgttataaatattattattccttttaatgTGTGTAGGCTCTGTAATGATGTaccccctttttaaatttaaattcaattggccaatatgtagtacatcattagtttcagatgtagtgttcaacaaCCTCCACCCTGTGGGCCTTTGCTCAGGCCTTTTCCCCTGCTGGTAACGACTCCCATACCCTGGGAGGGGGGGAGCAACTCCCACTCATCCCACTTCTGCAGGACAGCCTTCCTGggccaccccaacccccagcagATGACTCAGGCTCCTTGCCcacagc of Canis lupus baileyi chromosome 27, mCanLup2.hap1, whole genome shotgun sequence contains these proteins:
- the LOC140619729 gene encoding carbonic anhydrase 15-like isoform X1 translates to MQSLGFALAFLTVPMVVCGDSEGTWCYDSQDPKCGPTHWKEMAPACGGPAQSPINIDLHLVQQDPALGPFIFQGYHSAPPGPWTLENDGHTVLLRMDTDPQSRLEIRGAGLPLPAYRALQLHFHWGGPGRAGSEHSVDGQRYPMEMHVVHMNTRYQSIEEARSHPDGLAVLAVLLAERDTDNANFSALVSGLKNVSERGVPANLAPTFPLASLLPGASGLSRYYRYSGSLTTPGCQPAVLWTLFADAVPIGRAQVAQFQTVPRAGLPGSRPAPLTDNFRPQQPLGGRRVSASPGASIRAAASAPAPHLAPVRGALLGLGLRLWLWRSP
- the LOC140619729 gene encoding carbonic anhydrase 15-like isoform X2; protein product: MQSLGFALAFLTVPMVVCGDSEGPTHWKEMAPACGGPAQSPINIDLHLVQQDPALGPFIFQGYHSAPPGPWTLENDGHTVLLRMDTDPQSRLEIRGAGLPLPAYRALQLHFHWGGPGRAGSEHSVDGQRYPMEMHVVHMNTRYQSIEEARSHPDGLAVLAVLLAERDTDNANFSALVSGLKNVSERGVPANLAPTFPLASLLPGASGLSRYYRYSGSLTTPGCQPAVLWTLFADAVPIGRAQVAQFQTVPRAGLPGSRPAPLTDNFRPQQPLGGRRVSASPGASIRAAASAPAPHLAPVRGALLGLGLRLWLWRSP
- the LOC140619840 gene encoding protein FAM246B-like — translated: MAADPGRPWLQARGAYGASEALRRAARRRLDHGPQPNGPGPEEGRAPGRLARLRGRLRADAPRLLRLVERAGAAAGEAGAPGAEARADARSAGSVCSVCGEPRGGATYPAGVLEVSERRLQEGLAAVRAELGAGLEALRAELRAELDALRELLPPPPPAPPPPARREPRVAPRAAPRGPALLRALGTVNALAAVARPADDAPEGPADGGANRAPARKSFKKTPAPPGAPQGGGD